A window from Pseudomonas alloputida encodes these proteins:
- a CDS encoding sigma-54-dependent transcriptional regulator encodes MPHILIVEDETIIRSALRRLLERNQYQVSEAGSVQEAQERFSIATFDLIVSDLRLPGAPGTELIKLGQGTPVLIMTSYASLRSAVDSMKMGAVDYIAKPFDHDEMLQAVARILRDRQNAPAAAPPAEPRASNGKATASDKGSAATANGEIGIIGSCQPMQDMYSKIRKVAPTDSNVLIQGESGTGKELVARALHNLSRRAKAPMISVNCAAIPETLIESELFGHEKGAFTGASAGRAGLVEAADGGTLFLDEIGELPLEAQARLLRVLQEGEIRRVGSVQSQKVDVRLIAATHRDLKNLAKAGQFREDLYYRLHVIALKLPALRERGSDVNEIANVFLARQSARIGRDDLHFSAEAEQAIRHYSWPGNVRELENAVERAVILSESAEISAELLGIDIELSDLDEDDILDNALVVANAGNASHEPTEDLSLEDYFQHFVLEHQDHMTETELARKLGVSRKCLWERRQRLGIPRRKSNATSE; translated from the coding sequence ATGCCGCACATTCTGATCGTCGAAGACGAAACCATCATCCGCTCGGCCCTGCGTCGCCTGCTTGAGCGGAACCAGTACCAGGTCAGCGAGGCCGGCTCGGTGCAGGAAGCCCAGGAACGCTTCAGCATTGCCACTTTCGACCTCATCGTCAGCGACCTGCGCCTGCCCGGCGCGCCCGGCACCGAGCTGATCAAGCTCGGCCAGGGCACCCCGGTGCTGATCATGACCAGTTACGCCAGCCTGCGCTCAGCGGTGGACTCGATGAAAATGGGCGCGGTGGACTACATCGCCAAGCCCTTCGACCACGACGAGATGCTGCAGGCAGTAGCGCGTATTCTGCGTGACCGGCAGAACGCCCCCGCTGCTGCACCGCCAGCCGAGCCACGCGCCAGCAATGGCAAGGCTACAGCGTCCGACAAAGGCAGCGCGGCAACGGCCAATGGCGAGATCGGCATCATCGGCTCGTGCCAGCCCATGCAGGACATGTACAGCAAGATCCGCAAGGTCGCGCCTACCGACTCCAATGTGCTGATCCAGGGCGAGTCGGGCACCGGTAAAGAGCTGGTGGCCCGCGCCCTGCACAACCTGTCTCGCCGGGCCAAGGCACCGATGATCTCGGTGAACTGCGCGGCCATCCCCGAAACGCTGATCGAATCCGAACTGTTCGGCCACGAAAAAGGCGCGTTCACCGGCGCCAGCGCCGGGCGCGCCGGCTTGGTGGAGGCCGCCGATGGCGGTACGCTGTTCCTCGATGAAATTGGCGAACTGCCGCTCGAAGCCCAGGCTCGCCTGCTGCGTGTGCTGCAGGAAGGCGAGATACGCCGGGTAGGTTCGGTGCAGTCGCAAAAGGTCGATGTGCGCCTGATCGCCGCGACCCACCGCGACCTGAAAAACCTGGCCAAGGCCGGCCAGTTCCGTGAAGACTTGTATTACCGACTGCACGTCATCGCCCTGAAGCTGCCGGCCCTGCGCGAGCGTGGCAGCGACGTCAACGAGATCGCCAACGTCTTCCTCGCCCGCCAGAGCGCTCGCATCGGCCGCGACGACCTGCACTTCTCGGCCGAGGCCGAGCAAGCCATTCGTCACTACAGCTGGCCCGGTAACGTGCGTGAACTGGAAAACGCCGTGGAGCGCGCGGTGATCCTCAGCGAGAGCGCAGAAATTTCCGCCGAGCTGCTGGGCATCGACATCGAGCTGAGCGACCTGGATGAGGATGACATCCTCGACAATGCCCTGGTGGTGGCCAACGCGGGCAATGCCAGCCACGAGCCGACCGAAGACCTGTCGCTGGAAGACTACTTCCAGCACTTCGTGCTTGAACACCAGGACCACATGACCGAGACCGAACTGGCACGCAAGCTCGGCGTAAGCCGCAAGTGCCTGTGGGAACGCCGCCAGCGCCTGGGCATCCCACGGCGCAAGAGCAACGCTACCAGCGAATAA
- a CDS encoding polynucleotide adenylyltransferase PcnB, with the protein MLKKLFQSFRPPVPGPHHRRTTPEVINKSQHSLQRHQFSRHAVNIVERLQSAGYQAYLVGGCVRDLMLGITPKDFDVATSATPEQVRAEFRNARIIGRRFKLVHVHFGREIIEVATFRAHHSEDDQGDAHRSSHNASGRILRDNVYGTLEEDAQRRDFTINALYYDPVSERILDYANGVHDVRNRLLRLIGDPTHRYQEDPVRMLRAVRFAAKLDFGIEKHTYLPIRGLAPMLREIPPARLFEECLKLFLSGQGAIAFEMLVDLELFEPLFPASAHALDERPTYTHTLISQALNNTDLRVKQGKPVTPAFLFAALLWPALPARVLHLQNQGVPPIPAMNGAAHDLIAEQCARIAIPKRFTLPIREIWDMQERLPRRSGKRADMLLDNPRFRAGYDFLLLRESAGEETDELGQWWTDYQDANDSERREMIRELGSRDESAGPRKRKRSGSKRKRSGDEAFE; encoded by the coding sequence ATGCTGAAGAAGCTGTTCCAGTCTTTCCGCCCGCCCGTACCGGGCCCGCACCACAGGCGCACCACGCCCGAGGTGATCAACAAGAGCCAGCACTCGCTGCAGCGCCACCAGTTCAGCCGTCATGCGGTGAACATCGTGGAGCGCCTGCAAAGCGCCGGCTACCAGGCTTACCTGGTCGGTGGCTGTGTCCGCGACCTGATGCTGGGCATCACGCCGAAGGACTTCGACGTCGCCACCAGCGCCACCCCCGAACAGGTCCGTGCCGAGTTCCGCAACGCCCGCATCATTGGTCGTCGCTTCAAATTGGTCCATGTGCATTTCGGCCGTGAGATCATTGAAGTCGCCACCTTCCGCGCCCACCACTCCGAGGACGACCAGGGCGATGCCCACCGTTCGTCGCATAACGCCAGTGGCCGCATTCTGCGAGACAACGTGTACGGCACCCTGGAAGAGGACGCGCAACGCCGCGACTTCACCATCAACGCCCTGTACTACGATCCGGTCAGCGAGCGCATTCTCGATTACGCCAACGGTGTGCACGACGTGCGCAATCGCCTGCTGCGGCTGATCGGAGACCCGACCCACCGCTACCAGGAAGACCCGGTGCGCATGCTGCGCGCGGTGCGCTTTGCTGCCAAGCTCGACTTTGGCATCGAAAAGCACACTTACCTGCCGATTCGCGGCCTGGCCCCGATGCTGCGCGAGATTCCACCCGCGCGCCTGTTCGAGGAATGCCTCAAGCTGTTCCTCAGCGGCCAAGGTGCCATCGCCTTCGAAATGCTGGTTGACCTGGAGTTGTTCGAACCACTGTTCCCGGCCAGTGCCCACGCGCTGGACGAGCGGCCGACCTACACCCACACGCTGATCAGCCAGGCACTGAACAACACCGACCTGCGCGTGAAGCAGGGCAAGCCGGTGACGCCAGCCTTCCTGTTTGCTGCTCTGCTCTGGCCAGCCCTGCCGGCCCGTGTGCTGCACCTGCAGAACCAGGGCGTGCCGCCGATCCCGGCCATGAACGGTGCGGCCCACGACCTGATCGCCGAGCAGTGCGCGCGCATTGCCATCCCCAAGCGTTTTACCCTGCCGATCCGCGAGATCTGGGACATGCAGGAGCGCCTGCCGCGCCGCAGCGGCAAGCGCGCCGACATGCTGCTGGACAACCCGCGTTTCCGCGCCGGTTACGACTTCCTGCTGCTGCGTGAAAGCGCCGGGGAAGAAACCGACGAACTGGGCCAGTGGTGGACCGATTACCAGGACGCAAACGACAGCGAGCGCCGCGAGATGATCCGCGAGCTTGGTAGCCGTGACGAAAGTGCCGGCCCGCGCAAGCGCAAGCGCAGCGGCAGCAAACGCAAGCGCAGTGGCGACGAGGCGTTCGAGTGA
- the folK gene encoding 2-amino-4-hydroxy-6-hydroxymethyldihydropteridine diphosphokinase, translated as MTIRAYVGLGSNLDAPAEQLRSALQALDQVEATRLVAASALYTSDSLLPGQPRYTNAVAALDTALAPLALLDALQAIENDQGRVRKERWGPRTLDLDILLFGDQVLDQPRLKVPHYHMHARPFVLYPLAELVPGDFRLADGRALAQLLDECPFVGLERL; from the coding sequence GTGACCATTCGCGCCTACGTAGGTCTGGGCAGCAACCTGGACGCACCTGCCGAGCAGCTGCGTAGCGCCTTGCAGGCGCTGGACCAGGTCGAAGCCACGCGCCTGGTAGCCGCCTCGGCCCTGTACACCAGCGATTCGCTGCTGCCCGGCCAACCGCGCTACACCAATGCTGTCGCCGCCCTGGACACCGCCCTGGCACCACTGGCATTGCTCGATGCGCTGCAGGCCATCGAAAACGACCAGGGCCGCGTGCGCAAAGAGCGCTGGGGCCCACGCACGCTGGACCTGGACATCCTGCTGTTCGGTGACCAGGTGCTCGACCAGCCACGCCTGAAAGTGCCGCATTACCACATGCATGCCCGCCCGTTCGTGCTGTATCCGTTGGCCGAACTGGTACCGGGGGATTTCCGCCTGGCCGATGGCCGCGCCCTCGCACAACTGCTCGACGAATGCCCGTTCGTCGGCCTGGAACGCCTGTAG
- the panB gene encoding 3-methyl-2-oxobutanoate hydroxymethyltransferase produces the protein MPEVTLTTLNGLKAKGEKITMLTCYDATFAKAASQAGVEVLLVGDSLGMVLQGHDSTLPVTTAEMAYHTASVKRGNDGALILTDLPFMAHATPEQAFANSATLMQAGAHMVKIEGAAWLAETIRLLAERGVPVCAHMGLTPQTVNVLGGYKVQGRQEAQARQMRADAIALEQAGAAMLLLECVPSELAAEITNAVGIPVIGIGAGSATDGQVLVLHDMLGLSLSGRVPKFVKNFMQGQPDIHSALVAYVEAVKQVSFPGSEHGFSA, from the coding sequence ATGCCTGAAGTAACCCTTACCACCCTTAACGGCCTCAAGGCCAAGGGTGAAAAAATCACCATGCTGACCTGCTACGACGCGACCTTCGCCAAGGCCGCCAGCCAGGCCGGCGTTGAAGTGTTGCTGGTGGGCGACTCGCTGGGGATGGTCCTGCAGGGCCACGACAGCACCTTGCCGGTCACCACGGCGGAGATGGCCTACCACACCGCCAGCGTCAAACGCGGCAACGACGGCGCGCTGATCCTTACCGACCTGCCGTTCATGGCCCATGCCACCCCCGAGCAGGCCTTTGCCAACAGCGCCACACTGATGCAGGCCGGCGCCCACATGGTCAAGATCGAAGGCGCAGCCTGGCTGGCCGAAACCATCCGCTTGCTGGCCGAACGTGGTGTACCGGTGTGCGCGCACATGGGCCTGACCCCGCAAACCGTCAACGTGCTGGGCGGCTACAAAGTGCAGGGCCGCCAGGAGGCCCAGGCCCGGCAGATGCGCGCCGACGCCATTGCCCTGGAACAGGCCGGTGCGGCCATGCTGCTGCTCGAGTGCGTACCCAGCGAACTGGCGGCGGAAATCACCAATGCCGTTGGCATCCCGGTAATCGGCATTGGCGCCGGCAGCGCCACCGATGGCCAGGTACTGGTACTGCACGACATGCTCGGCCTGTCGCTGAGCGGCCGGGTACCGAAGTTCGTGAAGAACTTCATGCAGGGCCAACCGGATATCCATAGCGCCCTCGTCGCTTACGTCGAGGCGGTCAAGCAAGTCAGTTTCCCAGGCAGCGAACACGGGTTCAGTGCATGA
- the panC gene encoding pantoate--beta-alanine ligase: MNTVKTVRELRAAVARARGEGKRIGFVPTMGNLHSGHAALVTKAAQRADFVVASIFVNPLQFGANEDLDKYPRTLAADQERLVQAGCNLLFAPTVEEMYPDGMSVQTRVSVPQLSEGLCGASRPGHFEGVATVVNKLFNMVQPDLAVFGEKDYQQLAVIRAMVRDLNMPIQIIGEPTVRAEDGLALSSRNGYLTPEQRTAAPALYRTLQHIAAGIGRGQRDFAALVAEGQAQLSAAGFRPDYLEVRHAVSLRPAVINDRDLVVIAAAYLGNTRLIDNLYLHLEEKTA; this comes from the coding sequence ATGAATACAGTCAAGACCGTCCGCGAACTGCGCGCGGCAGTGGCCCGCGCCCGCGGTGAGGGCAAACGCATCGGTTTCGTACCGACTATGGGCAACCTGCACAGCGGCCATGCGGCCTTGGTGACCAAGGCTGCCCAGCGCGCCGACTTCGTGGTCGCCAGTATCTTCGTCAACCCGCTGCAGTTCGGCGCCAACGAAGACCTCGACAAATACCCACGCACCCTGGCAGCCGACCAGGAGCGCCTGGTGCAGGCCGGCTGCAACCTGCTGTTCGCACCCACGGTGGAAGAGATGTACCCCGACGGCATGAGCGTGCAAACCCGCGTCAGCGTGCCCCAGCTTTCCGAAGGCCTGTGCGGCGCCAGCCGGCCTGGGCATTTCGAGGGTGTGGCCACCGTGGTGAACAAGCTGTTCAACATGGTCCAGCCAGACCTTGCCGTGTTCGGCGAGAAGGACTATCAGCAGTTGGCGGTGATCCGCGCCATGGTGCGCGACCTGAATATGCCGATCCAGATCATCGGCGAACCCACCGTGCGTGCAGAAGATGGCTTGGCGCTGTCGTCGCGCAATGGCTACCTCACGCCAGAGCAGCGTACAGCTGCGCCAGCGCTGTACCGCACACTGCAGCACATTGCAGCGGGCATCGGCCGTGGCCAGCGGGATTTTGCCGCGCTGGTCGCTGAAGGCCAGGCGCAACTGAGCGCAGCGGGTTTCCGCCCGGATTACCTGGAAGTACGCCATGCCGTAAGCTTGCGCCCGGCAGTGATCAATGATCGAGACCTGGTGGTGATTGCGGCGGCTTACCTGGGTAACACGCGGTTGATCGACAACCTCTACCTGCATTTGGAAGAGAAGACCGCATAA
- the pgi gene encoding glucose-6-phosphate isomerase: MAYYRTPHDVTALPAWQALQKHRDAMQSFSMREAFAADAKRFDQFSLSACGLFLDYSKNLITEQSRDLLVNLANEVGLQDAIKSMFSGEIINASEGRPVLHTALRRPVGDKLSVNGVNVMPEVHKVLNQITELVGRIHDGLWRGYSEKPITDVVNIGIGGSFLGPELVSEALLPYAQRGVRCHYLANIDGSEFHELSANLRAETTLFIVSSKSFNTLETLKNAMAARTWYLAQGGSEAELYRHFIAVSSNKAAAVAFGIREENIFPMWDWVGGRYSLWSAIGLPIALAIGTANFKELLSGAYTMDQHFQTAPFDKNMPVLLALLGVWYGNFWDANSHAILPYDHYLRNITKHLQQLDMESNGKSVLQDGTPVKTDTGPVIWGGVGCNGQHAYHQLLHQGTQLIPADFIVPVVSFNPVADHHQWLYANCLSQSQALMLGKTREEAEAELRAKGLNEADIEKLAPHKVIPGNRPSNTLVVERISPRRLGALVAMYEHKVFVQSVIWGINAFDQWGVELGKELGKGVYQRLVGSLEDSAEDGSTQGLINYFRGRHRG; the protein is encoded by the coding sequence ATGGCGTATTACCGTACACCCCACGATGTGACGGCCCTGCCCGCCTGGCAGGCGCTTCAGAAACACCGCGACGCCATGCAAAGCTTCAGCATGCGCGAAGCCTTCGCCGCCGATGCCAAGCGCTTCGACCAGTTTTCCCTCAGCGCTTGCGGCCTGTTCCTCGACTACTCGAAAAACCTGATCACCGAGCAAAGCCGCGATCTGCTGGTCAATCTGGCCAATGAAGTGGGCCTGCAGGACGCCATCAAGTCGATGTTCAGCGGTGAGATCATCAACGCCTCCGAAGGCCGTCCGGTGCTGCACACCGCCTTGCGCCGGCCTGTAGGTGACAAACTCAGCGTCAACGGCGTGAACGTCATGCCGGAAGTGCACAAGGTGCTCAACCAGATTACCGAACTGGTTGGTCGCATTCACGATGGCCTGTGGCGCGGCTACAGCGAAAAGCCGATCACCGACGTGGTCAACATTGGCATTGGCGGTTCGTTCCTCGGCCCCGAGCTGGTTTCCGAAGCGCTGCTACCCTACGCCCAGCGCGGCGTGCGCTGCCACTACCTGGCCAATATCGACGGCAGCGAGTTCCACGAGCTGTCGGCCAACCTGCGCGCCGAAACCACCCTGTTCATCGTCTCATCGAAGTCGTTCAACACCCTCGAGACGCTGAAAAACGCCATGGCCGCGCGTACCTGGTACCTGGCCCAAGGCGGCTCGGAAGCCGAGCTGTACCGCCACTTCATTGCCGTATCCAGCAACAAGGCCGCTGCTGTAGCGTTCGGTATCCGCGAAGAAAACATCTTCCCAATGTGGGACTGGGTGGGCGGGCGCTACTCGCTGTGGTCGGCCATCGGCCTGCCGATCGCCCTGGCCATCGGCACTGCCAACTTCAAGGAACTGCTGTCCGGCGCCTACACCATGGACCAGCACTTCCAGACCGCACCGTTCGACAAGAACATGCCGGTGCTACTGGCCCTGCTGGGCGTGTGGTATGGCAACTTCTGGGACGCAAACAGCCACGCGATCCTGCCGTACGACCACTACCTGCGCAACATCACCAAGCACCTGCAGCAGCTGGACATGGAATCCAACGGCAAGAGCGTGCTGCAAGACGGTACCCCGGTGAAGACCGACACCGGGCCGGTGATCTGGGGCGGCGTGGGCTGCAACGGCCAGCATGCCTACCACCAGTTGCTGCACCAGGGCACCCAGTTGATTCCGGCCGATTTCATCGTGCCGGTGGTGAGCTTCAACCCGGTGGCCGACCACCACCAGTGGCTGTACGCCAACTGCCTGTCGCAGAGCCAGGCGCTGATGCTGGGCAAAACCCGCGAGGAAGCCGAAGCCGAATTGCGCGCTAAAGGCCTCAACGAAGCAGACATCGAAAAGCTGGCCCCGCACAAGGTGATCCCGGGTAACCGCCCGAGCAACACGTTGGTGGTCGAGCGCATCAGCCCGCGCCGGCTGGGTGCGCTGGTGGCCATGTACGAGCACAAGGTGTTCGTACAGAGCGTTATCTGGGGTATCAACGCCTTCGATCAGTGGGGCGTCGAGCTGGGCAAGGAGCTGGGCAAGGGCGTTTACCAGCGCTTGGTCGGTAGCCTGGAAGACAGCGCCGAAGACGGTTCCACCCAAGGCCTGATCAACTACTTCCGCGGCCGTCACCGCGGTTGA
- the acs gene encoding acetate--CoA ligase, translating to MFDIRKYPQALAVSQSAALTPEDYRRLYRQSVEDPDTFWAEQAKRLDWIKPWSSVQQCDLHTGKARWFDGAQLNVSYNCIDRHLAQRGEQTALLWEGDDPKDSKAITYRELHRQVCRLANAMKARGVKKGDRVSIYMPMIPEAAFAMLACTRIGAIHSVVFGGFSPDALRDRILDADCRTVITADEGVRGGKRIPLKQNVDKALASCPAVSSVLVVRRTGGDVAWTEGRDLWYHEATKDAGDDCPPEPMEAEDPLFILYTSGSTGKPKGVLHTTGGYLLQATMTFKVVFDYRDGEVFWCTADVGWVTGHSYIVYGPLANGAISLMFEGVPNYPDTSRFWQVVDKHQVNIFYTAPTALRALMREGSAPLQSTSRKSLRLLGSVGEPINPEAWEWYFEEVGQKRCPIVDTWWQTETGGIMLTPLPGTQSLKPGCATQPMFGVQPVLLDEKGKLIEGPGAGVLAIKASWPGQIRSVYGDHQRMVDTYFKPLPGYYFTGDGARRDADGDYWITGRIDDVINVSGHRIGTAEVESALVLHDSVAEAAVVGYPHDLKGQGVYAFVTTMNGVTPDDTLKAELLALVSKEIGSFAKPELIQWAPALPKTRSGKIMRRILRKIACNELENLGDTSTLADPSVVQGLIDKRLNQ from the coding sequence ATGTTCGATATCCGCAAATACCCCCAGGCCCTGGCCGTCAGCCAGTCCGCCGCCCTCACCCCCGAAGACTACCGCCGCCTCTACCGCCAGTCGGTCGAAGACCCAGACACCTTCTGGGCCGAACAGGCCAAACGCCTGGACTGGATCAAACCGTGGTCAAGCGTGCAGCAATGCGACCTGCATACCGGCAAGGCCCGCTGGTTCGACGGTGCGCAACTCAACGTCAGCTACAACTGCATCGACCGTCACCTGGCCCAGCGCGGCGAGCAAACGGCCCTGCTGTGGGAAGGCGACGATCCCAAGGACTCCAAGGCCATCACCTACCGCGAACTGCACCGTCAGGTCTGCCGCCTGGCCAATGCAATGAAAGCGCGCGGTGTGAAGAAAGGCGACCGGGTAAGCATCTACATGCCAATGATTCCCGAGGCCGCCTTCGCCATGCTCGCCTGCACCCGCATCGGCGCCATCCACTCGGTGGTGTTCGGCGGTTTCTCCCCCGATGCCTTGCGAGACCGCATTCTCGATGCCGACTGCCGCACCGTGATCACCGCCGATGAAGGCGTGCGTGGCGGCAAACGCATCCCGCTGAAACAGAACGTCGACAAGGCCCTGGCCAGCTGCCCAGCGGTCAGTAGCGTGTTGGTGGTGCGCCGCACTGGCGGCGATGTTGCCTGGACCGAGGGCCGCGACCTCTGGTATCACGAAGCGACGAAGGATGCCGGCGACGACTGCCCCCCAGAACCGATGGAGGCCGAAGACCCGCTGTTCATCCTCTACACCTCCGGCAGCACCGGCAAACCCAAAGGGGTGCTGCATACCACCGGCGGCTACCTGCTGCAGGCAACGATGACCTTCAAGGTGGTGTTCGATTATCGTGACGGCGAGGTGTTCTGGTGCACCGCCGATGTCGGCTGGGTGACCGGCCACAGCTACATCGTCTATGGCCCGCTGGCCAATGGCGCAATCTCGCTGATGTTCGAAGGCGTGCCCAACTACCCCGATACCTCGCGCTTCTGGCAGGTGGTGGACAAGCACCAGGTGAACATCTTCTACACCGCCCCGACCGCCCTGCGCGCACTGATGCGTGAGGGCTCCGCGCCACTGCAGAGCACCTCACGCAAAAGCCTGCGTCTGCTGGGCAGCGTCGGCGAGCCGATCAACCCGGAAGCCTGGGAATGGTACTTCGAGGAGGTCGGGCAAAAGCGCTGCCCGATTGTGGATACCTGGTGGCAGACCGAAACCGGCGGCATCATGCTCACCCCACTGCCCGGCACACAGTCACTCAAACCCGGCTGCGCCACCCAGCCGATGTTCGGCGTGCAACCGGTGCTGCTGGACGAAAAAGGCAAACTGATCGAAGGCCCCGGCGCCGGCGTGCTGGCGATCAAAGCCAGCTGGCCCGGGCAGATCCGCAGCGTCTACGGCGACCACCAGCGGATGGTCGACACCTACTTCAAGCCCCTGCCCGGCTACTACTTCACTGGCGACGGTGCCCGTCGCGATGCCGACGGCGACTACTGGATCACCGGGCGCATCGACGATGTGATCAACGTGTCCGGGCACCGCATCGGCACCGCTGAAGTGGAAAGTGCACTGGTGCTGCATGACAGCGTGGCCGAAGCCGCGGTGGTCGGCTACCCCCACGACCTCAAGGGCCAAGGCGTCTACGCCTTCGTCACGACCATGAATGGCGTGACACCAGATGACACGCTCAAGGCCGAGCTGCTGGCCCTGGTCAGCAAGGAAATCGGCAGCTTCGCCAAGCCTGAGCTGATTCAGTGGGCGCCAGCGCTACCCAAGACGCGCTCAGGCAAGATCATGCGGCGTATACTGCGCAAAATCGCCTGCAATGAGCTGGAAAACCTGGGCGATACCTCGACCCTGGCCGACCCGAGCGTGGTACAGGGCCTGATCGACAAACGCCTCAACCAGTAA
- a CDS encoding oxygenase MpaB family protein has product MEALRRRIETQVMSLTGLALGQLDLESPKGDPGLFGPHSISWRVHGDFPSMLVGGISALMLQLLHPLALAGVWDHSNFREDLLGRLRRTSQFISGTTFGATGDAEWLIDKVRTIHLQVTGTAPDGRPYAASDPDLLTWVHVAEVSRFLAAHLRYRNPRLPRAEQDAYYNEIALIAERLGARDVPRSCQQVEDYLQHIRPQLHCDARSHEVIRILLDAPAPSRLAQPVGKLMLHAGIDLLPGWAQALLGLQHGPLQQRLIRLGLRRTAPVLRWAMRDGSAHRAKRRMGID; this is encoded by the coding sequence ATGGAAGCCCTTCGTCGCCGTATCGAAACCCAGGTCATGAGCCTCACCGGGCTGGCCCTCGGCCAGCTCGACCTGGAATCGCCCAAGGGCGACCCCGGCCTGTTCGGCCCGCACAGTATTAGCTGGCGCGTCCATGGCGACTTCCCGAGCATGCTGGTCGGTGGCATCAGCGCGCTGATGCTGCAGTTGTTGCATCCCCTGGCCCTGGCCGGTGTGTGGGACCACTCCAACTTTCGTGAAGACCTGCTCGGCCGCTTGCGCCGCACCAGCCAGTTCATTTCCGGCACCACCTTCGGCGCCACGGGCGATGCCGAGTGGCTGATCGACAAAGTGCGCACTATTCACCTGCAGGTCACCGGCACTGCACCCGATGGCCGCCCTTATGCGGCCAGCGACCCGGATCTGTTGACCTGGGTGCATGTAGCGGAGGTCAGCCGTTTCCTCGCTGCCCACCTGCGTTACCGCAACCCACGCCTGCCACGCGCCGAGCAGGATGCCTATTACAACGAAATCGCCCTGATCGCCGAGCGCCTTGGCGCCCGTGACGTGCCGCGCTCGTGCCAGCAAGTTGAAGACTATCTGCAACACATACGCCCGCAGCTGCATTGTGATGCGCGCAGCCATGAGGTGATACGAATCCTGCTCGACGCCCCTGCCCCCAGCCGCCTGGCACAGCCGGTTGGCAAACTGATGCTGCACGCGGGTATCGACTTGCTGCCCGGCTGGGCCCAGGCACTGCTCGGCCTGCAGCACGGGCCCCTGCAACAGCGCCTGATCCGCCTGGGCCTGCGCCGCACCGCGCCGGTATTGCGCTGGGCAATGCGCGACGGCTCGGCACACCGGGCCAAACGGCGCATGGGCATTGATTGA